The following are encoded in a window of Bacillus xiapuensis genomic DNA:
- a CDS encoding transposase yields MQYFKTAYTNGRTEGANYKIKNIKRRAFGYRIRHRFSLRVFWECTGKTYEKQVSQPLSFFIILGSIVGG; encoded by the coding sequence ATGCAGTACTTTAAAACAGCATATACGAATGGAAGAACTGAAGGGGCGAATTACAAAATTAAGAATATAAAACGGCGAGCATTCGGATATAGAATCCGTCACCGCTTTAGCCTACGTGTATTTTGGGAGTGCACAGGGAAAACTTACGAAAAACAGGTGTCCCAGCCCCTCTCCTTCTTCATCATTTTGGGGAGCATAGTTGGTGGATAG
- a CDS encoding GNAT family N-acetyltransferase: MFVHKIDEDLSLKLMELRDGERIFELTNNSREYLREWLPWLDTTIKLEDTVEFIKTCLKGFAENKSLHTVILFKGNIVGVAGFNRINWSNNTAYIGYWLGKGYQGNGIMTRVAKALTDYAFTELKLNKVEIRAAVGNKKSRSIPERLDFVNEGCIRRAEWLYDHYVDHVIYGILADEWSK; the protein is encoded by the coding sequence ATGTTTGTTCATAAAATCGATGAAGATTTATCTTTAAAACTAATGGAATTAAGGGATGGAGAAAGGATATTCGAATTAACCAATAATTCAAGGGAGTATTTAAGAGAATGGCTTCCATGGCTAGATACTACAATAAAACTTGAAGATACAGTTGAATTTATAAAAACGTGTTTAAAAGGTTTTGCTGAAAATAAAAGTCTACATACAGTCATTTTATTCAAAGGGAATATCGTTGGAGTTGCTGGCTTTAATCGTATTAATTGGTCAAACAATACAGCATATATTGGCTATTGGCTTGGGAAAGGGTATCAAGGAAATGGTATTATGACAAGGGTTGCAAAAGCATTAACGGATTATGCGTTTACTGAATTAAAATTAAATAAAGTGGAAATTAGGGCTGCGGTGGGGAATAAGAAAAGTAGAAGTATACCTGAAAGACTAGATTTCGTTAATGAGGGCTGTATTAGAAGAGCAGAATGGTTATACGACCATTATGTTGACCATGTTATTTATGGGATACTAGCCGATGAATGGAGTAAATAG
- a CDS encoding HRDC domain-containing protein, with protein sequence MRDIGAVTRTPIKSVVVFSNIKTVINTKKTSEHVKKKILRVDGLVGYIKQELEKSSPVHFLDNRMVEMKLLEETISKQNESNELMVSVNTNNNDLEETLKRFRMKLATGQNVKAFHIFSNKPLEELILKQPCNLVVLKTIHGIGEMKINAFGEELIGFIKTSSNGKQDA encoded by the coding sequence ATGAGAGACATAGGTGCAGTTACACGAACACCAATAAAAAGTGTCGTTGTTTTTTCAAATATTAAAACGGTTATCAATACGAAAAAAACAAGTGAACATGTAAAGAAAAAAATACTACGTGTAGACGGTTTAGTGGGATATATAAAACAAGAACTCGAAAAATCATCGCCAGTTCATTTTTTGGATAATCGTATGGTAGAAATGAAGTTATTAGAAGAAACAATCAGTAAACAAAATGAAAGCAATGAATTGATGGTATCAGTTAATACAAATAATAACGATTTAGAAGAGACATTGAAACGATTTCGGATGAAATTAGCAACAGGACAAAACGTAAAAGCATTTCACATATTTAGCAACAAACCATTGGAAGAATTAATTCTAAAACAACCATGTAATCTGGTTGTTTTGAAAACTATTCATGGAATTGGAGAAATGAAAATCAATGCTTTTGGTGAAGAATTGATTGGCTTTATAAAAACTAGCAGCAACGGTAAACAGGATGCCTAA
- a CDS encoding AraC family transcriptional regulator yields MDWLERINRAMDYIEKNLSGEIDAKEVARLACCPEYHFPRMFSSMTGVSLSEYIRRRRLSQAAFELQKNTAVRIIDLALKYGYDSPDSFSRAFKNLHGVVPTVARSKGIELKAFPRLSFQITIKGDVEMDYRIEVLDFEIEIVGVKQKVVTNDAFSIIPKLWEDANKNGLLQRLIDMSWENPQCNMEGILGVCGTQASITDEDFDYFMGCRYKNEFSNDMEKIVIPKSTWAVFPNITDAWKRLYTEWLPSSGYELADLPCIENQLAPDRVPNSELWVPIIPK; encoded by the coding sequence ATGGATTGGTTAGAGAGAATAAATAGAGCAATGGATTATATTGAAAAAAATTTATCGGGTGAAATAGATGCCAAAGAAGTAGCAAGACTGGCTTGCTGTCCTGAGTATCATTTTCCAAGAATGTTTTCGTCTATGACAGGGGTGTCTTTATCAGAATATATTAGGCGGAGACGTTTATCACAAGCGGCATTTGAACTTCAAAAAAACACTGCTGTTAGAATCATTGACCTTGCCCTTAAGTATGGATATGATTCTCCCGATTCCTTCAGTCGTGCTTTTAAGAACCTCCATGGAGTTGTTCCAACAGTGGCCCGAAGTAAAGGGATTGAATTAAAAGCCTTTCCGAGACTTTCCTTTCAAATTACGATTAAAGGGGATGTAGAAATGGACTATAGAATTGAAGTTTTAGATTTTGAGATTGAGATTGTCGGAGTTAAACAAAAAGTCGTTACAAATGATGCTTTTAGTATTATACCTAAATTATGGGAGGATGCAAATAAGAACGGATTGTTACAACGACTCATTGATATGTCTTGGGAAAATCCACAATGCAATATGGAAGGGATTTTAGGTGTATGTGGAACACAGGCTTCAATCACAGATGAAGACTTTGATTATTTTATGGGTTGCCGTTATAAAAATGAATTCTCTAACGATATGGAGAAAATAGTGATACCTAAAAGTACATGGGCTGTTTTCCCTAATATTACTGATGCTTGGAAGCGTCTATATACGGAGTGGCTACCCAGTTCAGGATACGAATTGGCAGACCTGCCTTGTATTGAGAATCAATTAGCGCCTGATAGAGTTCCTAATAGTGAGCTTTGGGTTCCTATAATACCAAAATAG